One Sulfitobacter sp. M39 genomic window, CCTGACCTTCTCTAACACCGCGTATAATGACCTTTGGGGTGTCGATCCCGACATGACCTTTGCCGATATCTCTATCCACGATGCCATTCAGGGCTGGCACCGCCGGTCCGCCCCCAATTTGCTGTGGCAAGAGATAGAGGATTTCGTCACCAACCGCGAAGACCGCATGAAGTGGAGCATGCCGCTGTATCTTGCCAACGGGACAGAGCTGGCCTGCCTGTTTTCCCCCATCGTCGACGGGGCCACGCTGATCCGGTTCCACCAGCCGAAAAAGCCGGTGGCAGAGATTGAAAACCCCGAGACCGAGAAACCGCCACAAGACGCCTGATCCGCCGCTTTCGCCTTGCAGCACACCACTGCGCCCAAGTAACCTTGGCGCATGGCATCACACGCATTTGACCTTACGCTGCATGACGCAGACCAAACCGCCCGATTGGCCGTGACCCTTGGGCGCGCGCTGACTGCGGGCGACGTTGTTTTACTGACCGGCGACGTTGGCGCGGGCAAGACGCATTTCGCGCGGGCGCTGATCCAGTCGCTGCTGGCGGTGCCCGAAGACGTGCCCTCGCCCACGTTCACGCTGGTGCAGACCTATGACGCCCCCGCCGCCGCGATCTGGCATGCGGATCTATATCGTCTGACCTCTGTCTACGAGATCGAAGAGCTGGGGCTGACCGATGCGTTCAGCGACGCCATCTGCCTTGTGGAATGGCCCGACAGGCTGGGCGATCTGCGCCCCGAAGACGCGCTTGATCTGACGTTGACGGTCACCGGCGACGACACACGGCGGCTCTCTGCCACGTGGAACGATGATAAATGGCCCGAAAAACTGGGGGCATGGCGCAAATGAGCGACCGTATGACCGCTATGGACAGTTTCCTTGCCGATGCGGGGTGGGCACAGGCGCGGCGCGATCTGCTGGCCGGGGACGCATCGAACCGCCGCTATGACCGTCTGACCCTTGATGATGACCGCACCGCCGTGCTGATGGACGCCCCCGCCGACAAGGGTGAAGACGTGCGCCCCTTTGTCCGCATCGCCGAGTGGCTGCGCGCCCAAGGGGCCAGCGCGCCCGAGATTTACGCGCAAGACGCAGGCAACGGCTTTCTGCTGATCGAGGATCTGGGCGATGACCTGTTTGCGCGGCTGATGGTCCAATCGCCCGCGATGACCCTACAGCTTTATACCGCCGCGACCGACTGTCTGCTGGACCTGCACAAGGCCCCGCCCCCCGATCTGCCGCTCTGCGATGCCGATTGGCTGACAGAGGCGGCACAGATGGTGTTTGACTGGTACGCCCCCGACAG contains:
- the tsaE gene encoding tRNA (adenosine(37)-N6)-threonylcarbamoyltransferase complex ATPase subunit type 1 TsaE, which gives rise to MASHAFDLTLHDADQTARLAVTLGRALTAGDVVLLTGDVGAGKTHFARALIQSLLAVPEDVPSPTFTLVQTYDAPAAAIWHADLYRLTSVYEIEELGLTDAFSDAICLVEWPDRLGDLRPEDALDLTLTVTGDDTRRLSATWNDDKWPEKLGAWRK